The following proteins are encoded in a genomic region of Sesamum indicum cultivar Zhongzhi No. 13 linkage group LG8, S_indicum_v1.0, whole genome shotgun sequence:
- the LOC105168779 gene encoding HVA22-like protein a: MGGSGAEGFLKVLAQNFDVLAEPVVSLVYPLYASIRAIETRSAVDDQQWLTYWVLYSMITLFELTFAKLIEWLPFWSYAKLFFTCWLVIPYFSGAAYVYEHFVRPYLVTRQKTVNIWYVPNKKDSFSKPDDILTAAEKYMQENGTEAFEKMIHRGNRETTSTTNSHAFYDDNYTYEDDLRY, encoded by the exons ATGGGGGGTTCTGGAGCCGAAGGCTTCCTCAAAGTGCTGGCCCAGAATTTTGACGTTCTTGCTGA GCCTGTGGTTAGTCTGGTCTATCCTCT ATATGCTTCAATTAGGGCTATCGAGACAAGATCAGCCGTTGATGATCAGCAATGGCTCACGTATTGGGTTCTTTACTCTATGATTACTCTCTTTGAACTCACCTTTGCAAAGCTCATTGAATG GCTTCCTTTCTGGTCATACGCAAAGCTATTTTTCACCTGCTGGTTGGTGATACCGTACTTCAGTGGAGCAGCATATGTATACGAGCATTTTGTCCGGCCATACCTTGTTACCCGACAAAAGACTGTCAACATATGGTATGTCCCCAATAAGAAGGACTCTTTCAGCAAGCCTGATGACATCCTAACCGCAGCAGAGAAATATatgcaagaaaatggaaccgaaGCATTTGAGAAGATGATTCACAGG GGTAATAGAGAGACAACCTCGACAACTAACAGTCACGCGTTCTATGATGACAACTATACATATGAGGACGACCTCAGGTACTGA
- the LOC105168778 gene encoding succinate dehydrogenase subunit 5, mitochondrial, whose translation MEKMMLMRSLCRSIFRRSQAFSSSTVAAGAAVSHHMRHLHFSSPSTVASSPRQNHPHPFAMHLGGTRSFSEDVAHMPVIKDPEIERAFKDLMATNWNELPPAVVEDVKNALSKNTEDKAAQDVLKNVFRAAEAVEEFTGIIMSLKMEMDDAIGASGENVKQLPEEYVKAMQTIFNRYASYLAAFGPEETYLKKKVEMELGSKMIYLKMRCSGLNAEWGKVTVLGTSGLSGSYVEQRA comes from the exons atggagAAAATGATGCTGATGAGATCGTTGTGCCGGTCAATCTTCCGCAGATCTCAAGCTTTTTCCTCCTCCACCGTAGCTGCTGGCGCCGCCGTCAGCCACCATATGCGCCACCTCCATTTCTCTTCCCCTTCAACCGTCGCCTCTTCACCTAGACAAA ATCACCCGCATCCTTTTGCAATGCACCTCGGGGGTACTCGTTCTTTCAGCGAAGATGTTGCGCATATGCCTGTTATAAAAGACCCAGAGATTGAACGTGCTTTTAAGGACTTAATGGCCACAAACTGGAATGAGCTCCCACCTGCAGTCGTTGAAGATGTAAAGAATGCATTGTCTAAGAATACTGAGGACAAGGCTGCCCAGGATGTTCTGAAAAACGTATTCCGAGCAGCAGAGGCGGTTGAGGAATTCACAGGAATTATCATGTCACTGAAAATGGAGATGGATGATGCCATTGGGGCTAGCGGCGAG AATGTGAAACAACTGCCAGAAGAATATGTGAAGGCAATGCAGACAATCTTCAACAGATATGCTTCATATTTGGCTGCTTTTGGGCCAGAAGAGACCtatttgaagaagaaagtgGAAATGGAGTTGGGATCAAAGatgatatatttgaaaatgaggTGCAGTGGCCTCAATGCTGAGTGGGGAAAG GTTACAGTCCTGGGAACTTCTGGACTCTCTGGTTCTTATGTTGAGCAAAGGGCATGA
- the LOC105168782 gene encoding thioredoxin-like 1-1, chloroplastic: MSYCLKAGFSVSGSSEILVKNRGKGSFRVGSTIGTLQFKESNPKEFWGKALEFSDQKAVCNLSIKAPKLDPVYAQASVSFGKALRWWEKSLQPNMIEINSAQELVDSLLNAGDRLVIVDFYSPGCGGCKALHPKICQLAELNPDAVFLKVDYEQHKAMCYALHVHVLPFFRFYRGADGRVCSFSCTNATIKKFKDALAKHGTERCSLGPAKGLDESELLALASIGQISRSTAPKPTEEEKVEDLVLQETAKSSTAFIKDDSKIAVEEGNAMAMA; the protein is encoded by the exons ATGTCTTATTGTTTGAAGGCTGGTTTTTCCGTTTCTGGGTCGAGTGAGATTCTTGTCAAGAACAGAGGGAAAGGGTCTTTTAGGGTTGGTTCTACAATAGGGACTCTCCAATTTAAGGAATCGAATCCAAAAGAGTTTTGGGGCAAAGCCCTTGAATTCTCAGATCAGAAAGCTGTTTGCAATTTGAGTATCAAAGCCCCAAAATTGGACCCTGTCTAT GCACAAGCATCTGTTTCTTTTGGGAAAGCTCTGAGATGGTGGGAAAAATCCCTTCAGCCAAACATGATAGAGATCAATTCAGCTCAAGAGTTGGTGGATTCTTTGTTAAATGCTGGTGATAGATTGGTTATAGTAGACTTTTATTCCCCTGGTTGTGGTGGTTGCAAAGCTTTGCATCCTAAG ATCTGCCAACTTGCTGAATTGAATCCGGACGCCGTGTTTCTCAAGGTCGATTATGAACAACACAAGGCAATGTGCTATGCGCTTCATGTCCATGTCTTGCCCTTCTTCAGATTCTACAGAGGTGCAGACGGCAGAGTGTGTAGCTTCAGCTGCACCAATGCAACA atcaagaaatttaaagaTGCATTGGCCAAACACGGGACGGAGCGATGCAGTCTTGGCCCAGCAAAGGGTCTGGATGAATCAGAGCTGCTGGCCTTAGCCTCAATTGGTCAGATATCAAGAAGCACAGCACCGAAACCGACGGAGGAAGAGAAGGTGGAGGACTTGGTTCTGCAAGAAACTGCCAAGTCTTCCACCGCATTCATCAAAGATGACAGCAAGATTGCAGTGGAAGAAGGGAATGCCATGGCGATGGCATAG
- the LOC105168780 gene encoding NAC domain-containing protein 100, producing MENNRGVVKRDDHMELPPGFRFHPTDEELITHYLSKKVLDSSFSAVAIGEVDMNNVEPWELPWRAKLGEKEWYFFCVRDKKYPTGTRTNRATTSGYWKATGKDRDIFRGKALVGMKKTLVFYKGRAPKGEKTNWVNHEYRLEGKFHLQNLPKSAKNDWVISRVFQKTSSGQKVHISGLTRMDSQGNEMAPEHVHCFSSSLATPQKIQEDSVTCFSNSVLQSSSDPVGSCFKPDPFSRGQFVQIQGETGFGFPGSIPVQDSSIFRTLVGNYGHNYMNQGFRKVKERVSVSQETENSSVVSNLGMGKRSFEEQEAPSSSVGPHDLDCFWSY from the exons atgGAAAACAATCGTGGAGTTGTCAAAAGAGATGATCACATGGAACTGCCCCCTGGATTTCGGTTCCACCCGACGGATGAAGAGCTCATCACTCATTATCTGTCGAAGAAGGTTCTTGATTCCAGTTTCTCTGCTGTAGCCATTGGAGAGGTGGACATGAACAATGTTGAGCCCTGGGAATTGCCTT GGAGAGCGAAACTCGGGGAAAAGGAATGGTATTTTTTCTGTGTGAGGGACAAGAAATATCCAACTGGGACGAGAACAAACAGGGCTACAACATCAGGGTACTGGAAAGCCACTGGAAAAGACAGAGACATATTCAGGGGGAAAGCCCTGGTGGGAATGAAGAAAACTCTGGTTTTCTACAAGGGGAGAGCTCCCAAAGGCGAAAAAACCAATTGGGTCAATCATGAATACAGATTAGAAGGAAAATTCCATCTCCAAAACCTTCCAAAATCAGCGAAG AATGACTGGGTGATCAGCAGGGTGTTTCAGAAGACTTCCAGCGGGCAAAAGGTACACATATCAGGCCTGACGAGAATGGACTCTCAAGGAAATGAAATGGCTCCAGAGCACGTACACTGCTTCTCCAGTTCCCTTGCAACTCCCCAGAAAATCCAGGAAGATTCAGTCACCTGTTTCAGCAATTCCGTTTTACAATCCTCTTCGGATCCTGTGGGTTCTTGTTTTAAGCCTGATCCGTTTTCCAGGGGACAATTCGTTCAAATACAGGGGGAAACAGGGTTCGGGTTCCCCGGATCAATTCCAGTCCAGGATTCATCAATTTTCAGGACTTTGGTCGGGAATTATGGGCATAATTACATGAATCAGGGATTCAGAAAAGTGAAAGAAAGGGTCAGTGTCTCCCAGGAAACTGAAAATTCTTCTGTTGTGTCTAATCTTGGAATGGGAAAGAGATCTTTTGAAGAACAGGAAGCTCCATCATCCTCGGTCGGGCCACATGATCTTGATTGCTTTTGGAGCTACTGA